ATTCCCCTCTTCATGCCTGTCTTCCCAGGGATCCAGAACAACGCAGGGAAGCACAGAGGCAGATCGCCCGTGCCCTTTTGTTTATTGATGAAGCCCCCATTTACACCATCCACGGCTTTTGTCAAAAAATGCTGAGTACACACCCCTTTGAAACGGGAAATCTCTTCAGCCCTGTCGTGCTGGAGGACAGTGCGGAGCTGCACACCCGCTTTATAAATGTGTGGTGGCGAAAGTGCATGGCCCATTCCAAGCCCCGTCATCTTCATCTCCTTGCCCCCCATATACTACACCGGGAAAAGCTTTCCCCCCTGGTGTCGGCTATTCTTGCGGGAAAAGAAATAGATCCCCCCAAAGAGGTTGATAAAGAAATAGATCCCCCCAAAGAGGTTGATATCGAAAGGGCCCTTACAGAGAAAGAAGAAGCCCTGTCCCGCTGTGAAGAGGAGCGACAGAAGCTGTGCAACGATGAAGCGGCCCTGGAGGAACTGCGTGCAGTTCTTATAGAGGAAAGAGCAAAGAAAAGAGCAAAATTTATTGAAACCCTTCTGCAAGTCCTGGAGACGCATTGTACACCGAAAGACCTTATAAAAGAAATCTTTACTCAGGCCGGTGATGTACGGAAGGATATTGCGCGACGGGAAAACCTCATGGAAACAGAGCTTATTTCCACCCTTATTTCCCTGCGTAATAAAGAAAAAGAGTGCAAAGCAGATTCTGACAAACAGTGTCTCTGTGCGGCTCAGCATCTGGCATGGATCATGGCACAAGCGGCGGCCCATGATATCCGTCAGTATAAAAGGGAGCACTCCCTTCTGGAGTTTGACGATCTTATATTCCATCTGCACCGGGTGGTGTGTGATGAATCTCCCCGCGGAAGGGCTGCGGCAGAGGCAATAAGCCGGGACTACAACGCCCTTTTTATTGATGAGTTTCAGGATACGGACCAACGGCAATTTGAGATACTCAATGCCCTCTTCGGGGAAAAACCCTGTTTTTATATCGGTGATCCCAAACAGTCTATCTACGGCTGGCGCGGTGCCGATCTGGATACCTACTTCATGGTACGGAGAGAAAAAATCGATGCCCTGTACTCCATGAAAGAGTGCTTTCGATCCACGCCAAATCTGGTATCATCCTTCAATACCTTCTTTGGTGCAACAGACTCCTTTTTTGAACACCCGGAGCTTAGCTACACCGAAGTGGAGGGGAAAAACGATACCCCGTGGGATACGCCCCCCCTGACTGTCTATACCGGGGGAGCAAAAAGGGATGAAATTATTGCCCTTTCGGCAGATCGTATCACGCAGTTTCTTATAGAACACCGGGAGGTCTCCCTGGAAAAATGCGCCGTCCTTGTGCGTGCACACCGTGAGGCCGCGGACATAAAGGCGGCCCTTGCCCGGCGGGGAGTGCCTGCTGTCACTATTGATGATAGTTCTCTTTTTGCCACGAAGGCCGCGGAGGACCTGCAGGGTGTCCTTGAGGCCCTTGTTTCCGGGGAGGATCGCCAGTTTCGCCGCGCCCTTATTTCACCCCTGTGTGGGTTTTCTGCTCAGGATATTGCCGCCATGCCTGCCGAAACCTATGAAGAACATCTGCGCCGGTTTCGCCTTTTTGCACAGATTTGGGAAGAGCATGGCCTTGCCGCCGCCCTTACCGCTCTTATTTCGGAATACGCCCTGCGTGAGCGGGTCTTTGTGTATTCCAGCCTTGAGCAGGGAGAGCGCTTTTTTGCCGATCTCATGCATCTTATGGACTGCCTTGTCTTTGAAACCGTTAAAAACGGGTTGACTGTGGAGGAGCAGCTTCTGTTTCTTCAAAGGCAGATTGGAAAAGAGACATCCCAAAAACGGCGCGTTGAAAACGACAGCAACTCCCTGCAGATTGTAACCATACACAAAAGCAAGGGGCTTACCTACGATCATGTCTTTTGTCCCTTCCTCAACGCCTCGGAAAAGAAAAAACCAAGCCCCCTTACCCTCGTAAAAACCGATAGGGGATATCGATTTATTGATTTCGACCAGGATCAAGCATATTTGAAGAAAGAAGCCCTGCAGGAAAACCGCCGTTTGATCTATGTGGCCATGACCCGCGCCCGCTTTTCCTGTACTCTGTGTATTGGAAAAAAAGTGAAGGATGGGACTGTGAATCTTGCAGAGGGTGCCTTGAAGGAGTGCGTTGAAAATGTGCAGGATAATTCTGCCATACAAATCATCCCCCTTGATGTACAGGATATCACTGATGTACGGTATACTGCCCCTGAGGAAATCCTGCCCGGTACAAAACGGGAGCTGAAACACCGGGAAAATCTCAGGTCCCAAAGGGATGTATCCAGTTTCTCCGCCCTGTCAAATATGCATGGACTTCCCCCGGAAGGGCTTGATGAAAGGGCGGGCTCCGCCTATGATGAGTGGATATTTACCCGGCGCGGGGGAGCACTCCTTGGAAATTTTCTCCACGATATCTTTGAGACCATTGATTTTACTGCCCCCGCACGGGAGGATATACTCCAATGCGGAAAAAAACATCCCCTGGTTTTTACACCGGAGGATATGCCCCGCTATGAGGAACTATGCCGTCACACCCTGGGGGCGGGGCGTCCCGGAGAAAAAACAGGGTTTTCCCTGGGTGAAATTCCACGCCAAGACACTCTGCGGGAGATGGAGTTTTATTTCTCCCTTGAAAGCAGGAGTGATTTTTCCCGTATCGGGGAGGTGATGCACCGTCATTTTGGATATGATTTTACCCCCCGACGGGAGCATATGCCCGGATTCATCAAGGGTTTTATCGACCTGATCTTTGAATATGCGGGGCAGTATTATATCCTTGACTGGAAAAGCAACAGCCTGGGCAGAGAGCTCTTTCTCTATGAAAATACCAGCCTTGAACAAGCTATGTGTGATAGTAACTATCACTTTCAATACGCGCTGTACACCCTTGCCTTAAAACGATATATGGAATCAAGGGGTATTGATTTTTTACGCCGTTTCGGTGGGGTGTACTATCTTTTCCTTCGCGGGGTACGGGAAGGAACATCAACCGGGGTGTATTACGCACCGCCAAAGAAGGTATTGTCTGTGGTGGATGAGCTTGAGAAGTTTTTTGGGTGAGGGGGAAAACCTCTATGGGGTGTATTAGATTTAACGGTATGCATACAATTTAAACAGGGATATACTATGATTAAATTTGGTAAGACCATAAAACTGTTTCTCATGGACGCTGACCCGGAGGGGCGCATGGTGTGTGAACTCTCCAACTGGACCGGCAAAGCATACAGAATTCCCCGTGGCAGGGTAAAGGATTGTGCAGATCGGGAGGAATTACGCTCTACAGCGGTGTATTTGCTCTTTGGAAAGGCGGACTCCTCCGCCTCACGGCCCAAAGTATATATCGGTGAAGCGGAAAATGTATACAATCGCCTTGTGCAGCATGTTGCTGAAAAAGAATACTGGAATGAATCTGTGGTGTTTATCAGTAAAGATGAGAATCTCAACAAAGCCCATATTAAGTATCTTGAATCCCGATTGCATGAGATAGCTCTTCAGGCTGATAGGTATGATCTAGAAAACGGAAATACTCCCACACGATCTTCGATTTCAGAAGCCGATCAGGCAGAGATGGAAGAGTTTATTCAGTATGTGAAAATGTTGGTAAATACCATGGGGTTCAAGGTCTTTGAACCTATTGTCCGGCAGGATGATACCAGTGGAAATGACATCACGCTCTATGTTTCAAATTCCCGTGGGGCCAATGCCCGGGGCAAACGAGTTTCGGATGGTTTTGTTGTATATATGGGATCAGAAATTGCACAAAACCCCGTTGCTTCTTTTACCAAAGGGTTCAGCACCCTGAGAGATGACCTGCTGGCAAAAAAGATTGTTGTGGAACAAGGGGATACACTTGTCTTGCAGGAAGACTATCTTTTCAGTAGCCCCTCTGCTGCTGCGGCGGTTGTTTTGGGAAGAAGTGCAAACGGGTTGGTGGAATGGAAAGATAGTTCAGGTATTGATCTGAAAACAATTGAGACGGCGGAAATACGAGATGCTGAGACAGAACTTTCTCAAAAGAATGAGTCATGTTGATCCAAGATATTTTCATGACTTCCATGTATTAGCATTGGATGAGCAGAAAAAGGTATTGCGTTCCCCGAAAGTTGTTGTCTGTTGATGATGATATGGAACGTTTCTTTCATATATTACCTGAAACGGGTGGTTACCCCGAAGAAATAAAGGAGCCGTGTGTATGGAAATCTTCTTACTGGTAACGTTACTTCTCATACAAATAGCAGTGATTGTATTTGTATTGCTTCGTAAAAAACAGCTTCTGCATGGCAAAGACGCATCGCAGGCAATTGAATTTCGTGTTCGGAATACTGAGCTGGAGAAACGTATTGAAGAATTACAATCACAGCTGAATGAAGCTTCTGAAATAGAACAGAAACTACAGGATGAACTGAGAAATAAGGCGAGTGAAATTGCTTCACTTACAACAGAAAATGAGTCCCTGAAAAAACAGGCTGTGCAAAGGGAAGAGGATCTTAAAAAGTCAAAGGAAGAGTTGGCCCAACAGTTTAAACTCCTCTCTGCTGATATTCTGAAAGAACAAGCAAGTCAATTTACCACCCAAAATAAGCAGTCTGTTGAAGAGCTTCTGAAACCGATGCGTGAACATCTTGATAAATTTAAGAAGGAGACTGAAGAGTTTTACATAAAGACAGGAAAAGAAAATCATACGCTTTCTAAAAGGCTTGGCGATTTACTGGAAATGAATAATCGGCTTTCAGAAGATGCCACGAACCTTACCAATGCGCTCAAAAGAGATAGTAAGGCACAGGGAAACTGGGGGGAAGTAATTCTCGAACGTATCCTTGAAAGTACGGGGCTGCAAAAGGGGATTCATTTTACTCCTCAGGAGACTCATACAAATGAAGCGGGAAGAAAAATGT
The Chitinivibrio alkaliphilus ACht1 DNA segment above includes these coding regions:
- the rmuC gene encoding DNA recombination protein RmuC; translated protein: MEIFLLVTLLLIQIAVIVFVLLRKKQLLHGKDASQAIEFRVRNTELEKRIEELQSQLNEASEIEQKLQDELRNKASEIASLTTENESLKKQAVQREEDLKKSKEELAQQFKLLSADILKEQASQFTTQNKQSVEELLKPMREHLDKFKKETEEFYIKTGKENHTLSKRLGDLLEMNNRLSEDATNLTNALKRDSKAQGNWGEVILERILESTGLQKGIHFTPQETHTNEAGRKMYPDVVLQLPEKRHLVIDSKVSLTAYERFSVANDEHSQKEALKSHLISIRKHIDELSEKDYQKLHGTASPDFVVMFIPIEPAFIQAIASDESLWQYAWKKNILLVSPSSLLFVTRIVLQLWRQEDQKENIEEIVKRGAKLYEKLHSFVTNFEKVGASIETAQKTYTHAYGQLIAGRGNAVRQAEMLKELGVETKKSYHGKCVKKRWVLTLNLMKVSELFLF
- a CDS encoding GIY-YIG nuclease family protein encodes the protein MIKFGKTIKLFLMDADPEGRMVCELSNWTGKAYRIPRGRVKDCADREELRSTAVYLLFGKADSSASRPKVYIGEAENVYNRLVQHVAEKEYWNESVVFISKDENLNKAHIKYLESRLHEIALQADRYDLENGNTPTRSSISEADQAEMEEFIQYVKMLVNTMGFKVFEPIVRQDDTSGNDITLYVSNSRGANARGKRVSDGFVVYMGSEIAQNPVASFTKGFSTLRDDLLAKKIVVEQGDTLVLQEDYLFSSPSAAAAVVLGRSANGLVEWKDSSGIDLKTIETAEIRDAETELSQKNESC
- a CDS encoding UvrD-helicase domain-containing protein gives rise to the protein MNPQTFDVRKVPLSKISMVDASAGTGKTYSIALLVIRLILEKDMDIRTILVLTFTKAATREIQGRIQAFLQELHNCCEYPKKINDSPLHACLPRDPEQRREAQRQIARALLFIDEAPIYTIHGFCQKMLSTHPFETGNLFSPVVLEDSAELHTRFINVWWRKCMAHSKPRHLHLLAPHILHREKLSPLVSAILAGKEIDPPKEVDKEIDPPKEVDIERALTEKEEALSRCEEERQKLCNDEAALEELRAVLIEERAKKRAKFIETLLQVLETHCTPKDLIKEIFTQAGDVRKDIARRENLMETELISTLISLRNKEKECKADSDKQCLCAAQHLAWIMAQAAAHDIRQYKREHSLLEFDDLIFHLHRVVCDESPRGRAAAEAISRDYNALFIDEFQDTDQRQFEILNALFGEKPCFYIGDPKQSIYGWRGADLDTYFMVRREKIDALYSMKECFRSTPNLVSSFNTFFGATDSFFEHPELSYTEVEGKNDTPWDTPPLTVYTGGAKRDEIIALSADRITQFLIEHREVSLEKCAVLVRAHREAADIKAALARRGVPAVTIDDSSLFATKAAEDLQGVLEALVSGEDRQFRRALISPLCGFSAQDIAAMPAETYEEHLRRFRLFAQIWEEHGLAAALTALISEYALRERVFVYSSLEQGERFFADLMHLMDCLVFETVKNGLTVEEQLLFLQRQIGKETSQKRRVENDSNSLQIVTIHKSKGLTYDHVFCPFLNASEKKKPSPLTLVKTDRGYRFIDFDQDQAYLKKEALQENRRLIYVAMTRARFSCTLCIGKKVKDGTVNLAEGALKECVENVQDNSAIQIIPLDVQDITDVRYTAPEEILPGTKRELKHRENLRSQRDVSSFSALSNMHGLPPEGLDERAGSAYDEWIFTRRGGALLGNFLHDIFETIDFTAPAREDILQCGKKHPLVFTPEDMPRYEELCRHTLGAGRPGEKTGFSLGEIPRQDTLREMEFYFSLESRSDFSRIGEVMHRHFGYDFTPRREHMPGFIKGFIDLIFEYAGQYYILDWKSNSLGRELFLYENTSLEQAMCDSNYHFQYALYTLALKRYMESRGIDFLRRFGGVYYLFLRGVREGTSTGVYYAPPKKVLSVVDELEKFFG